The following nucleotide sequence is from Diospyros lotus cultivar Yz01 chromosome 3, ASM1463336v1, whole genome shotgun sequence.
GATGACCGACAAGCACTTAAGTTTCATTTTTTAGCCATGTGGCTCGGTCCCGAGGGGATCAATCAACTCTTTTTAATGTATGACAAGATGTTTATTTGCAAGTTTAATGTTAGATCCtaacaaatacaatattttctttcaacatgCACGGAAGCCAACAAGAAGGATACAAGTAACAATGCATATAACTCGCATTTAATTGATCATTACGAATGCATGTTGTTAAgcgtagaaaatattttttagcatCTAGAAATGCCATAAGCTTTTTCCTGTGGTACATGGTTCTTCTTAAACATCGGAAACAACCCTGTTTTTTGTAACGTGGCTTTGTGATTTGCTTTGTTTTGTATTAGATGTTGTTAGGCTATATCCAACAATGTTTTCTATCtcgttttttattatattataaacgaTTTACTTCATATTAtgattttatcttgaaaattataTCTGCTCCAACAACACTTCCTATTATCTTTTCTAtaaactccctatttcatttattttttaataaaatttagttttatttattttaaaatatacataatcaataatcaaatacataaaataattaaatacacatatataaaattaataatcaaataaacaaattaataatcacgtacacatacacaaaatcaataatcaaatacatatatacataaaatcaataatcaaatacacaaatcaataaccaaatacacaaaTACATAATCACTCatccaatacaaaaataaatacaaaaaaatctcaaaatcacaAATCAGTCTAATCTGTTCCTCGTCGTTGCCGAAGAAGCTGTTGTCGTCGTCACCGCAACCTCCGCTGGTCACCACCGAAGAAGCTGCCGCAGCAGCCTCTGCTGGTTGCCGCCATCGCTATATTTGATCTTTGCAACTCGTCTGCCTTTGCTAGTGAATTTTGCCTTTGCTTTCGCCTTTGCCTGGAACTCATCTTCTTCGACTGTCCCCTCCCACCTCAGCTGCCCAAAAAAAGTTCTATTTGGGTCTCCTCTCAAATTATTTGAGTTGGGTCTAACTTTCATAGCagacccaaaataaaaaatcaagatatatgtaatatttctttcttttttttttttttttgggcagaTGGTGCTATGAAACAATTAGCGTCACTCAAGGAGGAGGCTGAAAATCTGACGCAAGAAGGGAAGAGGATTCGGACGGAACAGCATCAAGTAGTCAACTCTTATAGAAGCCATGTTACAGCACTCATGCTACTTAGCCTATTTTATGGCGTTGCCTCTATCTATCTCCAACTAAGTTACACCGATGAGGTTAAGATGacaattctcttcttcttggccTTCGCGGTTGCCTTTAGGACGGCATTGACGAAGATCAAGAAAATATCTCAGTCGACTGGGGACCTCAGGAAAAGGCTGAAAAATTTGCAGGACCGAGTCACAGCTTTTCAAAACCGCAAGCCTCACAAGGGGGGAAAGAAACTGCCTCTTTGGCAAATTGAGGGGCTGGGGGAAGCCATGGCTAAGGCCACGGAGCTATTTAAATCAAAAGATGAGCAGGCCAACGAATCATCGGTGCTTCTCCCTCTAGCAGCTTGTGCAGTTGCACGTGGGCGCTGTATCCCTGGTCTTTCCCTCTCGCAGCTTGTGCAGTTGCTTGTTTTCATCTGGTTGCTCGCCTCTACACATCCCACTGTAAGAGCTACatctataaatgtatatatacacacacatatatatatatgccaataTATTCTCTTGTCTGTCTTTCTCATGGCCATGAGTTCATGAATTGTCACAGCTGCTGCTTTCAACCATTCTGCAAGGCTGTCTATTAATGCTAATCCACAGCGGAAAGGACTGGGAGTCTGGGATCAAGGGCGCTGCCCTGAGGAGGTGAACCATGAACTATGAAGCAATCAAGTCCCTGGACACAGTTTTCAGGCTTAGTTTGGGtaggttttttgtttttttagagtttttaagTTGACAGTGTTTAAActgattataatatttaaattagataatatttaaactaataatatatttgaataaatttacttttaatctattagttaatagttatgtatttgattcaaaagaattaataatttattacaatttgataaaaagacgaaaatagatatattattaaataatgtaaaattttattattaaatattgataaattatatataatatatttattatatatctttattattgttatatataaatatgataattatatatatatatataaaacagtTCGATCGGCCATGACAGCAACATGGAAAAGAAACACGGACAGAGAAGATGAGGGTAACGGATGACCAGTGATGCAATGGGAGCAACGGTCGATGCAGGCGATGGCAGCTAAGAAGCAATCGGTGGGGGTGATGGCAGTGGACAATGGTAGTGGGTAGAAGAGCTAAAGAACAAGGCGATAAGAGacagaggttgaagaagaatggCATGAttggaaattaataaaaatataagaataaaatgataaaatacttGATCAACCCAACTTATAAATAACTAGCGTTTTGCAAAAGCTATCTCCCAATAACATTTGCAAAACGCATAGCTTTTGCGAAATGTTAGTGAGATGTACCCAAATATCTCACTGcttttcttaataaattataagCCGTTGATACAGCTTATAAACGAATAAATTGCTTTGCCAAACGAGTCCTCAATCTTcactgtttgtttgtttgtttttgtattgAGTCAAGCTTTTACATAATCTTTTggatatttttcaataaaaacaaGGAATGCAACACGTGCTATGCACGTGCAAGTTAAGAAATGCAATTgatagttaaaatttaaaatttgtttaggCAATATTTATATGAAGATGAATTTGGATACAGTGGTATAATTGATTTGatgttaaatattatatattagtaTGAGTTTAAATCTTATTCTCACCATAAATCTTTGTTTTCTGAATGAAATAGTCAAAAGAGtactattaaaatattttagattaaaaaaagatttaatttctttaaagaTTCAAAAAGGGGTCTATTCTTTGCCCGCATTTTATATCATATCATTGCCATGCACTAAAAGTCGTCTCTTCaaactatatatattcattttccCTTTTCATTTTGGTATTGTAAGTTAATTTATCGTTTTTGCACTACATTTTCCTTCACATAAAACAGAAATTTGCATTTGCATCTGGTCCTAAATGactaaaaattataacattagtCGATAAAGGTTGCAAATGCAATTAAATCGAATTGAGTCAAGTTTAGCTCAAGCGCTTGTTGGCAAGCGACAATAGCAACTAGCAATATTTGGCATTGAATATAGATTATCGAAAAAGGTGAATGGTTGCAAGCAGATGTAGACGTAAACAGTTGTAGACAACGAAGAAAGGGAATGATTGCAGGTATCGTTTCGATTAGAAAAGGTGAATGGTCATAGGCGATCACTATCACtaaaaaaggtaaattattgCAGGCATAAAATAACATGTTGTCGTTAGAGAAGATGGATGGTTGCAATCGTCACTCGCTTATCCTTTCTACCCTAATTCATCGTCAAGAACCACTGACGAGTTCCTAATATTTTTCCGATAAATTCTTTTTCtacaattatttcttttttatacaCATGCACGCGTGcgcaaacacacacatatatctatataataaagcaagaaggtttttgaaattgagagacaaatgtgagggggacatttttggatggttgagatcaatAAATGGTTAAGATTAATGGCTCAGATCAATTctttttccccccaaaaccatcccatcctcCCTCACCTCACGCACACACTCTGCCCAACCCGCTAACACACGCACacactgtctctctctctctctctccctctctctcttctctctctctccctctctctttctctcacagtCACCCACTCACGCCATCGTCGCCGCCCCCCCTGTTGCGCCCAACCGGCAGCCGCTCAATCGCCGTCGTCCCCCATCGGCCATACTGCCTCTCCCAACTTGAGATCTAGGTTTGCTGTGAAGCTTACTTGCAGCAATGGATGACGAAGACATTCAGTCGGCGAAGGAGGAGGAAGCAGAGGAGGAAGCCGAGTAGGCCGTCGACAATGGCGAAGGTGAAGCGGTAGCAAGCAAGAGAAGAACGGCAGCGAGAAATCACGGCCGTCGGTGGCGCTCGATGGCGATCGACGGGTGAGTTACAGGAAGAAGACCGAGCCTGACGAAAAGGACCGCTGGAAGCTCAATGTGTGTGTAGCTtcagtgtgtgtatatattttatgtatatagattTTATGTATGTATTGATTTGTCTCACTGTGTGTATATGCCTGAAGTTAACTGTGTGTGTGGCTcattgtgtgtatgtatatattactATGTGTGTATGCCTGAAGCTCAGTGTGTGTGTATTACTTACTGTGTACATTTCTTCGCTTGatgcgtgtgtgtgtattacTCACTGTGTACATTTCTTCGTTTGATGCTcactgtgtgtgtgtattactcactgtgcatgtaatatatgattcaatttgattatgtaTGAATTATTTCAGGAATTGATTGGTTCAATTTGGTATATATTGATAGTTcaaataatatacatttttgTAGTCCCTGATTCAATTTTATTcacaatatattataaattaaaattaattagtatatatttctgtagttcttgaaaactattaattaaatgtagcacataaattattaatcaaatttgagAAATCATACTTTTAAATACACCATAGTTCAAATTTATATGTAAGGAGAATGACATTGATATACATGCTGATGCacttaattctaaattttgtttttcacctttatttcatataatatagctttagttttaattaaatttatattataatactcttaattctaaataactaaaaacaatctcttcataaaataaaaaaaatacaaaaataatcctCATAATTTATGTAGGatgatttctctattttttgatttcaaatttaaaattatactaaaaataaaattattattattattatcatcatcatcataccttAAAAACTTCAAGCACAATTTGCCCGGAAGCTCACTTAACccaatatcaataataaatcaaattgcAAAACTTCAATCTAAATGCTAATTTCACATTATTGTGTAACTAAATTGAGAGTACATGACATTAGTGATACTTAATGTTGTTATTCGCGATAAGCGTGACCTTAATACTATTTACATTCATGAGGTAAGCATAAAAGTCACTTGAACATTGTATATACACTAGCGTATACTTGTGtctgcgtgtgtgtgtgtgtgcgttcGCGACTATGAAGGGGGGAAGTGGCCATCAACGATGCCCGAGGGGGGCAGCTATCAACGACAGCGGGCGAGGGAGAGGGTGGCGAGCGCCATGGCCGCtaaggagggagggagagaggggaATCCAGGTTCCCTGAACCCCAAAATTCAGGGAACTTGGGTTTCCTGACTCCCGAGGTTTGAGGAACTCGGGATTCAGGGAACCTCGGTTCCTCGAACCCTGAAAGTCAAGGAACCTGGGTTCCCCGAACCCAGCGTCCGCCATGGGCGGTCACCAATGCCCCCCCCAGCCGGGCGTTGATAGCCGCCAACAACCCCCCCCAGCCATCAACGTTCCCCGAACCCAGCGATCGTCATGGGCGGCCGCCAACGCCTCCCTTCCGCCTGTTGACCGCCTCCCCctattgttaatattatttacaccgtgtcttttatttaaatacacgTGCCTCTATTCTAAAGATACATCTATTCCGTGCCTTTACAtaatgcattttaattttaatattatttacaccatgTCTTTAagcatgtttatattcatttttttataatttcgtGTTGAAAAACTATACACATTGTCTTCATATACGTGATATAAGTGAGTTTAGACTTTCAGTTTAGTATGTGTCCaagtttagtttttgattatttcgcgttcaaatttaatattcgattttttttagttgcaccgtgcctttaggcacgggttatccctagtatatatatattacaatagATATATTAAGTATTTTCATGTATATGTGTACTTGTTATATGTCGACTAGATAGTGTTGGTTTTGGTTTCATGTCGGGTTAACCCAgcattttaaaaagtttagatCATTCAACCTAGACAATGAAACATGAGACAATATCCAAATatagataaataatactaaatatattcaatttaattatattattataataatttaaaatttaataactttatattaaataatatatttaaaaaattataaataaatttattaaaatatttataaataagtttgtTTACGAGCTATCACAAATTTTGAATCGCATAtgtttttttacaaatttataatcgAATATATTAGTACTAGGAATAACCCGTGCCTGAAGGCacggtgcaactaaaaaaaatcaaacgtTAAATTTGAACGCAAAATAATAAAGTATTGAACTCAGACACGTACTAAATTAAAACTCTAAACTCACCCTATATCACTGTTTGAAGACAATGTATATAATTCTTAAATACGAAAtgatcaaataataaatataaacatgcattaagTTAACAAtcgtttgatcatttttaatgtCGTGACTTTAGTGAAATAAAAAGGGTCAAAATGTGGATACTCTGTCAAAAATTTAACAGAGTATCCTCtgaaaatatgatacaacaaatatatcaatatatctacaaaacttatatatttcataatcataatcaaatcatgtCATAAAACACCACATCTCTTTCATTTCCACTTCAAAACTTGATCTACTCAagtcaaaaggaaaaatagcTTCGAAAGAgcaaaaaagatgaaaattcaaacattccaCGCGTCCATAAATCATGCAAAAATCACATCTTCTTAAGTTCACTTCCTACCTCGGTTGGTCTTAGCAGCCTACctgtcttttcttcttcttcacgctTGATTTGGCAACCTTAAGGCTCCTATGCACAGCACTCAACCTTGCAAGTGCGGCATTTTTCAAATCAAGCCTGCAATAATTATCAGCCATCTGTAATAAATTATATGGTAAAAAAGTGAGGATTCTTCTCGAAGTTAATATAACTAAAATTCCCCAAAtgcaaaattagaagaaaaaaaaaatgatgaaaacaaAAGGTAAAATGGTAAGTCTTTGTAAAGAAAGTTAAATCCCAAGTTGCAGTGTAATCCAcgagtgaaaaaaataaaggggGCGAGGGGTCAAACACCAAACATTAACTACACTTCAGCTTAGCACCAGAattctattctattttatttttgatgagAAATTAGAACTAAAAATGCAATTGgataatttatcatatttacaTAGTAGATTAAATGCTACTAACATTAAAGCTACTCATAAATAAAGCATTGAAAGATCCATTGGAGACCAGGGTTCTTCTCAAAAGTAAAAGCAAATTGCTGCAGAGAAAATTCTGAGGGAATATTCAAATTGTCTCTTTTTACAGCAAAATAAATTGACAATACATTAGAACAACGCCTGCCAAACTGAAAATAGAATAAAGCAATCTCGCAAAAGTGCTATTCTTTCTCAAATCGCTGCCtgaaaattgcataattttagTTTGGCAGCCTAGCAAAAGCAAGAAACGACCCAAAAACAGAGGTTTGAgaccatttcatcatcaaacgCCCATTTCACCAAAGAAAACCTCAGCCAACTAAACCCAAAACCTTGTTAagcattaaaaacaaaaacccagAAGCTCAAGGAGCTATATGCTTGCCATCAGAGCTGGAAAACAAAGCAAAATTAGGAATAATCGAAATAGACCCACCAAAGCCGCAGCTCGCGATCATGTATTTACAGCTCGTTTTTGCCCCTATCTTCAACAAACAGATCATATGGACCGATCAAGATGGTCCAAataaatgataatcaaagcagTGAAATTAATCAACCTATTtacaaaacttatatatttcataatcataatcaaatcatgtCATATGTACACTAAAATCCAACTATATACTAATTACCACAACACCATTCTTCATACACAAACAACTATATCAAtacaatgaatataaacatgtcATTGTATCAATCCAAATCCGTAGTTGGAAAATGTACAAcaataaaatggaaaatgataAAATGCATACGACTTTTATATGCCTTTAGGTACGGGTCAAAGTAATCATGGATATACACATCTAGCTTTATCAGGGGAAAAAGTGATCTTCGTATAAACAGAATCTGACAATGAAAATTGGTgttcaagaaattcaaactCAAAGCTGAGTTAAATTTCTATGACTTAAAACAACAGAAggtaatgaagattaaaaataacACTTATATTTTGTCGGCTTCCCAGTTGTTCTGCGACATTTTGTTCAATCCAATGGTTTCTTCCACTTCCACTCCATCAACCTAATACAACCTAATATTTGCATCTTTAAGTATTAGTGGGAAAGAATACAGAGATTGAGGCGAGAAATAGTGGGAAAGATCGGCGATTTGACAGTCACTCTCCGATTCACCGATTTGTTTTATGATTCCGAACCGAAAGCAACGGAGATTTGACAGAACGAAAAGCAACGGCTGATCTGTTTTTCGATTTGGAAACCAGTTCTTACGAACAGAAACCGcaatcaaacaaaacaaatcGGTTGGACAACTTATAAGATATCTTATCGAAAGGGGCTGTTGAGTTTGAGAACTGAAACATCGACTCTCAGACGAAGCCGATCGATTTGAGAAGACAGATCGGCATCTACAAAGAGGGGCAACAGCCTCTGCAAATCCCCAGCTCTCTGAACAGAAACCGCTACATATACATagatacatatacacacacagaacacacacacacacaacgcGGCCGTTGCACACacccatacacacacacaacacacacatacatatacacagaTACATATACACAACAAAAATCACAAGATATCTTACCAAAATGGGCTGTTGAGTTTGAGAACTGAGGGGGGGTTGGTGACGGCTAGCAGGGGGGAGGGGCGGGCGTTGGCTGCCGCTGCCCATGACGACCGATGGGTTCGGGGAACGTTGATGGCTGAGAGGGGGTTGGTGGCGGCCATCAGCGGTCGACCGACCGGGGGGGTTGGTGACCGCCCATGGCAGACGTTGGGTTCGGGGATCCTGGGTTtgcaagagagaaagagagagggagagagagagtgactgAGGGAGTGGGTGGGTGGATGGGTTGTAAGAGAGTGAAAGATGTCTCTCATATTGGGCGGGAAGTGAAATTAATCCCAACCATTCACTAACACTCAAAACTCATCTAAACCACTAAAAAAATGTCTCCCTCACATTCGTCTATAgatttcaaaaaccatcctcccttattatatagatttatgAATATCCAATTGAATATATTCATGAGATTTAACGAGTCAAATTTTACTGAAGTCAATCTCAGTTCAATTACAAATCGAGTTTCAAAATTAAGttcaatttcatattatttatcataataaatgaatttaaacGAGTTGAATTAAACAGTGAACATTGCTCTACTTATTTGCAACTCTATTGGTCAATATTACGTAATAAGATAAAGACTCGATATGAAGCCTAGATAATGAAGCCTAGATAAAATATCTTGTAAGATTCACTCGGTGT
It contains:
- the LOC127797979 gene encoding uncharacterized protein LOC127797979 gives rise to the protein MLDILVAVIAGAFTLCAAIIQGTFTYHSNKKSNGKLGSHDNKKSNDGAMKQLASLKEEAENLTQEGKRIRTEQHQVVNSYRSHVTALMLLSLFYGVASIYLQLSYTDEVKMTILFFLAFAVAFRTALTKIKKISQSTGDLRKRLKNLQDRVTAFQNRKPHKGGKKLPLWQIEGLGEAMAKATELFKSKDEQANESSVLLPLAACAVARGRCIPGLSLSQLVQLLVFIWLLASTHPTLLLSTILQGCLLMLIHSRKDWDQGRCPEEVNHEL